GACAACGACATCATCGAGATGCAGACGGCGATGTGCGACATGCTCGACGACGGCAAGTTCGAAGCGGCGGTGGTCTTCAACCACGCCGAGAACTTCTCGGTCGGCGGCAACCTCTTCATGATGCTCATGGCGCACAACAACAACATGCTGAGCGAGGTCGAGAAGACCCTGCAGAACCTGCAGAAGGCTCAGATGCGCATGAAGTACAACCGGCGTCCGGTCGTCGTGGCCACCGGGGGGCTGACCCTGGGCGGCGGCTGCGAGGTCGCGCTCCACGGCCAAAAGGTGGTCGGCGCGGCGGAAACCTATATCGGCCTCGTCGAGGTCGGCGTCGGTCTGATTCCGGCCGGCGGCGGCACCAAGGAATTCGCGATGCGCGTGGTCGAGGGCATCCCCGCCGGCGCCAAGGTCCCGATGCTGCCCTTCGCGCAAAAGGCGTTCGAGAACATCGCCATGGCCAAGGTCGCTGTCGGCATCAAGCAGGCGATGGACTTCGGCATCCTGCGCGAGACGGACATCATGGTTCCCAATCGCGACCTGCTGCTGTATCGCGCCAAGGAGACCGCGCTCGGCATGGCGAAAGTGGGCTGGAACCCCGGCCAGCCGCGCACGGACATTCCCGTCGCCGGCGAAAATACCTACGCCGCGTTCCTGATTGCCCTCGACGGCATGAAGAAGTCCGGGTGGATCAGCGAGCACGACGTGAAGGTGTCTTCGAAGGTCGGCTACATCGTCTCCGGCGGCAAGCGGGCCGAGGGCCAGACGGTGAGCGAATGGGAACTGCTGGATTGGGAAATCGAGGCCTTCATGAGCCTGCTCGGCGAACCGAAGACCATCGAGCGCATCCAGTACATGCTCATGAACAACAAACCCCTGCGGAACTAAAACCCGCCGACGGAGGATGTCGAGATGCGTGAAGCAGTGATTGTGGCAGCGTGCAGGACGGCCGTCGGAAAGGCCAATCGCGGTTCGCTCGTGTTCGTCCGTCCCGACGACATGGGCGCCACGGTGCTCAAGGGCGTCATCGAGCGCGCGGGCATCGAGCCGGAACTCGTCGAAGACGTGGTCATGGGTTGCGCCATGCCGGAAGCCGAGCAGGGGATGAACGTGGCGCGCATGTGCGTCCACGCCGCCGACCTGCCCGAGTCGATCGGTGCGCAGACCGTGAACCGTTACTGCGCCTCGGGCCTCCAGACGGTCTGGGACGTCAATTGCAACATCGCCATGGGATCCTACGACTGCGGCATCGGCGGCGGCACGGAAACCATGTCGATGATCCCGATGGGCGGCAACAAGATCGTGCCGAACATCAAACTCGCCGAGACCTATCCCAAGGCCTACGTGTCGATGGGCCAAACGGCCGAGAACGTGGCCGTCAAGTACAAGGTCTCTCGTGCGGAGCAGGACGCGTTCGCCCTCGAGTCCAACATTCGCGCCCTCAAGGCCATCGAGACCGGCGTCTTCAAGGAGCAGATCGTTCCGCTGAAGGCGTACAGGTACGATGGCAAGGGCAACAAGACCGAGTTCGTGTTCGACGTGGACGAGGGTCCGCGCCCCTCGACCATCGAAGCCCTGAACGGCCTCAAGCCGGCGTTCGTCAACCCCAAAGCCGCCGTCGAAGGCGCCGGCACGGTGACCGCGGGCAACAGCTCGCAGATGAGCGATGGCGCCGCCGCCGTGCTGATGATGGAAAAGGGCCTGGCCGCGAAAAAAGGTCTCAAACCGATGGCTGCTATCCGCGGTTTCGCAACGGTGGCATTTGACCCCGACCTCATGGGTATTGGACCGGCGCTGGCCATCCCCAAATTGATCGAACGTTTCGGCAAGCAGTATGGAATCACGCTCGCGGACATCGATTGCTTCGAGCTCAACGAGGCGTTCGCGTCGCAGGCGGTTTACTGCGTGAAGGAACTGGGCCTCGATCCCGCCAAGGTGAATCCGAGTGGCGGCGCGATCGCCCTCGGCCACCCGCTGGGCTGCACCGGCGCGAAGCTCACCACGCAGATCGTCTACTGGCTGCGCGACAACAAGAAGAAGTGGGGCATCGTCTCGATGTGCATCGGCGGCGGCATGGGCGCTGCCGGTCTCTTCGAGAATCTGACGCTCTAGTCCCGGCATCCGGCCATGCGACGGCGGGGCTCTTCGGAGCCCCGTCGTTTTTTCGCCCACGCGCCCACGGTTGGGGCGATTCGCGGCTTGACGATCAGATGTGCCGTTGATAAACAACGTGGCGCATTCGGGGCCGATTTCGCCCCGAATATCGGTCTTTCACGCGCCGCGGATCTTTGAATTGGAAAACGCACCGGACGACATCGCGTTCATGCGTCTCGCCCTCGATCAGGCGCGGGATGCGGCGGCGCGCGACGAAGCGCCGATCGGCTGCGTGATCGCGCACGACGGCGTTGTGATCGCGACGGCGGGCAACCGACGCGAGCGCGATCGCGACCCGCTCGCGCACGCCGAGGTTCTCGCGATCCGCGAAGCCGCGCGCGTGCTGGGCCGCTGGCGTCTGACGGGATGCACGATGTACGTGACGCTCGAACCGTGCACGATGTGCGCGGGCGCGATCGTCCTCGCCCGGCCGGACCGCGTGGTGTACGGTGCGGATGATCCCAAGGCGGGAGCGGTGCGCAGCCTGTACCGCGTGCTGGAAGACGAGCGGCTCAACCATGCGCCGATCGTCGAGCGGGGCGTCCTGGCCGAAGAGTGCGGTGCGATCCTGAGCGATTTTTTTCGCGCGAAACGCGAACGAACGAAGGCTTCCGACGATCCTTCAAAACTGAATCACGACCTGTAACGCGATCACCGACCTTTGCTGGAGAGATGGCAGAGTGGTCGAATGCGGCGGCCTCGAAAGCCGTTGTACCGCTTGCGGTACCGGGGGTTCGAATCCCTCTCTCTCCGAACGCCGCCGCCGATGAGCGGCGCCCGGTGATCCGTTTTTTTTTCCTATTCGTTTCGGTGCGCGGAGAGATGACCGAGTGGCCGAAGGTGCACGACTGGAAATCGTGTGTACGTCAAAAGCGTACCGAGGGTTCGACTCCCTCTCTCTCCGATCCGATTCGCGCAGCCCTCAGGGCTGCTTTTTTTTGCCCGGCCCCGGTACGCCGATGCGAATGTCGCCGGTTACGACATGGAGCGTCCATGCCGCGCCGCCGCCGCGCGTCGTGAAATAGACCGACGCCGGTTCGGGCTGCGTGATCGGCTGATCGACCGAGACGCGCCCGGATTTTTCGACGAGGGCTTCGAGCGCGAGTTTCGCCCGATCGCCGACGCGGAAATCGACGGACCCTTCCTTGACCGAGATGAGCCCCGATCCCGTGCTCTCCGCCGAAATGTCCGCCGACACCTGGCCGCGCTTCAGCGCGATGCGCACGGCCTGCTTCGCGGATCGCGGGAGTTGAAGATCGACCTGGCCTTCCTTGATTTTCAGATCCACGTCGCCGCCATGATCGACGATGCGCACGCGGCCGGCGCGAAAATCTCCGCGGATGCGCCCGTCGAGACCTTCGATCGCGAGCGATCCGTCCAGGGCGTCGATCACGACGGACGATTTCGCGGGGACTTCGATCACGAGTTCGAGTCGAAACTTGCCTGGCTTGTGCCGCGTCTCGATGCGCGCGCCGGTCGGTGCGGCGATGAGTCGGAACGCGCCGTCGCCCGGAGACGATGAACCGATCGCCGTGAGTTTTCCCATCGCGCGGATCTGACCGTCGGCCGATTTCACGATTCGGATGTCGCCCGCGCCGTCGACGACGAGCGTCGGTGCAGCGCCGACCGCGACCGACTGGATCATGGCGTCACTCCCCGCCCAAGCGACGCAGATCCACGCCAGGGACAAAACGATCGCCAAAAGGACGTTTCTCATGCGCGACTCCGCAGTGTCAGGGCTGGGGTTTCATGCCGTCGATCGAGTCCGGGCGCACGCCGTCCGGCGCGAAAACCCGGACGCTCGAACCGCTTTGGCGCACGACGACATCCCATTGCGCTCCGCCGCCGCGAAAGGCGTATTCAACCTCGCGCGGAACTCGTTCGAATCGTTCCAGACGCACCCGTTCGCCCACGAGACCTTCCTTGCTCAAATCCGTCGCGCGCACGCTCGCCCGCGTCTCGGGTGACACGGTGAGTTCGACGCGGCCTCGATCGACAACCACGCGCGCCGCGCCGGGGGTCTGCGACAGCAAATCGATGATCGCCGAGCCCTCGACGATTTCGATATTCACGGGCCTGTTCTCGGCGCGGAAACGCGAGAGTGTCGCCTTCCCCTTTTGCAATTCGATGTCGACGCCGCCGCCGTGCGACTGGAGTTCGATCGAACCGGAGCGGCTTCGCGCGGAAAAGTCTCCGATGAGGTCGGTCGCGACGAGCGCTCCGTCGATGTGCGTGACGTGAACGGTTGTCACGGCGGGGACCGAAATCGCGAGCGTGCCGCCGGTTGGGACGTCTGCCTTGAGTCGAATCCCGCCGATGTCCGATTCCAGCCGGAATCTGAACGAAGGGGGAATGGCAGCGTTCGGCGAATCCGGAACGAACCGCGCGCGAATTTCCCGATCCGCTCCCCGTTGAACACGCAACCGACCGTGCGCGTCGATGAGCAGTCGCGGCGAATCGCCTGCGGGCACCACCTGAACGCCCGAAGGCGGCGGAGCCACGTCTTCGCTCGGCGTTGGTGCGACCGGTTCTTCGACGGAATCGGGTGGATCGGACTCTTCGGCGCTCGCGACACCTGGAAAGATCGCAAGGGCGACCGCGAGAAAAACAGTCCGGTTTCGTGCCCCGCGGAGATTCACGTGGAGCCGTGTTCCGTGTTCACGCCTCGCAGTAACTCCACGGCGTGTGCGAGGACGGGCAGGACGACGTCGAGACACTCGAGTGCGCCTTTTCGGCTTCCGGGCAGGTTCACGATCAGCGTTCGGTTGCGGATCGCGGCGACGGCGCGCGAGAGCATCGCCATGGGCGTGATCGCGAGCGAGCGCATGCGCATCGCCTCGGCGATCCCAGGCGCCATTCGCTCGGAGACGGCCAGTGTTGCCTCGGGGGTCACGTCGCGGTCGGTGAAACCGGTGCCGCCTGTCGTCAGCACGACGGCGACCGCGGGGTCGTCGCAAAGACGCACGAGTTCAGTCTCAATGCGCGCGCGGTCGTCGGGGATCACGAGATAGTGGGCGCAGGCCCAGCCCGCGTCGTGCATGCGTTGCTGGAGCGCCGGGGCGCTCGTGTCCTCGCGCTCGCCGATCGATGCCTTGTCGGAAAGCGTCAGGATGGCGTAGCGGCGAATTGCGGCCTCGCTCATGGGGACTCCCGTTTGCCCGGCGAGTCGAACAGGGATCGATGCGTGGCCGAAGTAGGGGGGAGCCGAAACGGCCCCGACGAAGGTCAGATCTCGAGCTTCATCACCGTCAGGCGAAACTTGCGAAACGCCATCTTGTTCTCCCCGGACGCGCTGGACGACGCCTTGCTCGCCGAATACATCACCTGCATCAGCACGTGATAGGGCGTTCGTTTATCGGCCAGAATCATCAGGTTGTCCTGGGCCTTGAGCTTTGGGTGAAGCTTGGCCAGGCGATTGAGCGTTTCGGCCTGTTGGTCGAGAGCCCCCTTGAGATTGGGGACCATGTAGGGATTTTCCTTCGCGAGAAAATCCTGCGGGATCACGCCGTTCAGAATCGGCGCGACCTTTTTGTCCTCGACGACGACCTCGTCACGGGTGACGAAGATCTTGATCGCCTCGAGCGGCTGCTCGTCCTCGGTGGAGTAGGGCAGCGTCATGGCGTCGGAGACACTGACGTTTTGGGCGCTGAACGACACGCTCTTGAGCAGGAAGACGAGGATGATGGTCATCATGTCCATCATCGCGACGATGTTCAAATAGGTGATCTCGTCCGCGGCGCGCTTGGCCTTCCCGATCGCCCGGCGGCGTCGGTGCACGGCGCGAATCGCCGTGAACATCGGGGTCGCTGCGTCCTGGGAACCGTTCGCGTTGGCGGACTGCGTCATCAAATTCGTCCGGGATTATTGCGGCGCGTTCGTCGTGATGCCGACGATGCCCGGTGAAAGCTGAACGTCAGGGAACAGGATTCTCGGCCCCTGGTTTCGCAGCGCGTCCATCGTTTTTACGACGATGTCGTACTCGATGTCCTTCTCCGCCGCGAGGATCACGAGGGTCTCGTTGGGATAAGCGTCCTTGACCTCGATCGCGACTCGCTGCAGCGCGTCGTAGTCGTACTTCTGGTCCGCGGTCATCGCGATGGGCGGCATGACACCTCCGCGGCCCGCCACCGTGAAGCCCTGATGCGTGACGAAAACCGTCAGCGTCAGTTCGTTCTTCGGCGTTTCCTGCGGCGTCGATGCCTCGGACGACTTCACCGTCAGCGGAAAGATCGACATCATCGCCAGCGGCAGAACTGTGCTGATCGCGACGAGGAGGAAGATGATCAGGTTGACGTTGACGTCGAGGTAAGGGACGAGGTTCAATTCTTCGTTGGCGTGGTACGACGGAATCTTCCGCCGTGCGCGCCGCAACAGCACCTGCGCCGCCTGTTCCTCGGCGGTCGCTTTTTTCTCGGGGGCTTTGTCGTCGGTCATGCTGCTTGCCGGCCTTGTTCGGTTCGCTCGGCGAATGCCGGATTATTTGTGGGCCGTCTTGCCGTGACGCAGAATCAGGTAATTCTCGAACGCGGCCGAATTCGACTCCAGTTCCGCCAGCATCTTTTTGCTTTTGCCGGCGAGGAGCAGGTGGCCCATCATGCACAGAATCGCGATGCCCAGACCGATCGCCGTGTTGTTCATGGCTTCGGAGATACCGGTCGCGAGGAAGGCCGCCTTCTGCTCGGGGCTGACCGCCGCGAGGGCGGCGAACGACCGGATGAGGCCAAAGATGGTGCCGAGGAGTCCGACCAGGGTGGCGATGTTCGCGAGGGACCACAGCGACGCAATCCGCTTTTCGAGCAGCGGCGACACGCGCATGAGTTCCTCGTCCATCGAGGTCGAAATCGCCATCGCGCCATCCTGCAATTTGGCGATGCCCGCCTTGAGCACGCGCGCGATCGGCGCCGAGCTGGCGTTGCAAAGCTGAATCGCCTTCTCGAGCTGACGCTCCTGGAGCAGCCCGACGATGTGCCGCGAGAAGACATCGGCGTCGACGCGGTAGGCGACGAACAGGCGATACGCCCGTTCGAGAATGATGCCGACGACGAACACCGAGATCACGATATTGATGTAGATCGGCAAGCCGGCGTCTTTAAAAACCGTCGCAAACGTTCCCATCGTACGGCACCCAAATCGT
This DNA window, taken from Deltaproteobacteria bacterium, encodes the following:
- a CDS encoding thiolase family protein; this translates as MREAVIVAACRTAVGKANRGSLVFVRPDDMGATVLKGVIERAGIEPELVEDVVMGCAMPEAEQGMNVARMCVHAADLPESIGAQTVNRYCASGLQTVWDVNCNIAMGSYDCGIGGGTETMSMIPMGGNKIVPNIKLAETYPKAYVSMGQTAENVAVKYKVSRAEQDAFALESNIRALKAIETGVFKEQIVPLKAYRYDGKGNKTEFVFDVDEGPRPSTIEALNGLKPAFVNPKAAVEGAGTVTAGNSSQMSDGAAAVLMMEKGLAAKKGLKPMAAIRGFATVAFDPDLMGIGPALAIPKLIERFGKQYGITLADIDCFELNEAFASQAVYCVKELGLDPAKVNPSGGAIALGHPLGCTGAKLTTQIVYWLRDNKKKWGIVSMCIGGGMGAAGLFENLTL
- a CDS encoding nucleoside deaminase, producing the protein MRLALDQARDAAARDEAPIGCVIAHDGVVIATAGNRRERDRDPLAHAEVLAIREAARVLGRWRLTGCTMYVTLEPCTMCAGAIVLARPDRVVYGADDPKAGAVRSLYRVLEDERLNHAPIVERGVLAEECGAILSDFFRAKRERTKASDDPSKLNHDL
- a CDS encoding MogA/MoaB family molybdenum cofactor biosynthesis protein, whose amino-acid sequence is MSEAAIRRYAILTLSDKASIGEREDTSAPALQQRMHDAGWACAHYLVIPDDRARIETELVRLCDDPAVAVVLTTGGTGFTDRDVTPEATLAVSERMAPGIAEAMRMRSLAITPMAMLSRAVAAIRNRTLIVNLPGSRKGALECLDVVLPVLAHAVELLRGVNTEHGST
- a CDS encoding biopolymer transporter ExbD, whose amino-acid sequence is MTQSANANGSQDAATPMFTAIRAVHRRRRAIGKAKRAADEITYLNIVAMMDMMTIILVFLLKSVSFSAQNVSVSDAMTLPYSTEDEQPLEAIKIFVTRDEVVVEDKKVAPILNGVIPQDFLAKENPYMVPNLKGALDQQAETLNRLAKLHPKLKAQDNLMILADKRTPYHVLMQVMYSASKASSSASGENKMAFRKFRLTVMKLEI
- a CDS encoding biopolymer transporter ExbD — translated: MTDDKAPEKKATAEEQAAQVLLRRARRKIPSYHANEELNLVPYLDVNVNLIIFLLVAISTVLPLAMMSIFPLTVKSSEASTPQETPKNELTLTVFVTHQGFTVAGRGGVMPPIAMTADQKYDYDALQRVAIEVKDAYPNETLVILAAEKDIEYDIVVKTMDALRNQGPRILFPDVQLSPGIVGITTNAPQ
- a CDS encoding MotA/TolQ/ExbB proton channel family protein, yielding MGTFATVFKDAGLPIYINIVISVFVVGIILERAYRLFVAYRVDADVFSRHIVGLLQERQLEKAIQLCNASSAPIARVLKAGIAKLQDGAMAISTSMDEELMRVSPLLEKRIASLWSLANIATLVGLLGTIFGLIRSFAALAAVSPEQKAAFLATGISEAMNNTAIGLGIAILCMMGHLLLAGKSKKMLAELESNSAAFENYLILRHGKTAHK